Proteins encoded within one genomic window of Caldisalinibacter kiritimatiensis:
- a CDS encoding carbohydrate ABC transporter permease, whose protein sequence is MNKKTLKVLNRVGFWILICFIFIYMLFPFYWAINSSLKSESQLQMTPATFVPRDPETMSIAPTLKNYIAVIKDGQFTRGLWNSTVVAVSTTVLALLVGSFAAFALGKLRFRGKRASLYIILAMTMFPQVTILSGLYAVINKLGIGAKLSMILSYMIFTLPFTTWVLTSFFKDLPVEIMESAQVDGATPFQTFRKILLPLTAPALVTTGLLSFIAAWNEYLFALTFTSIDPASRTVPVAISLFTGSVSRQEPFGEIMAAAVLVTVPIVVLVLIFQKRIIAGLTAGAVKG, encoded by the coding sequence ATGAATAAAAAAACTTTGAAGGTTCTTAACAGAGTAGGATTTTGGATTTTAATTTGTTTTATATTTATATACATGTTGTTCCCATTTTATTGGGCTATAAACTCATCACTTAAATCAGAAAGTCAATTACAAATGACTCCAGCTACTTTTGTTCCAAGGGACCCTGAAACAATGAGTATAGCACCTACTCTTAAAAACTATATAGCGGTAATTAAAGATGGTCAGTTTACAAGAGGGCTTTGGAATAGTACTGTAGTAGCTGTGTCAACTACCGTATTAGCACTATTAGTTGGTTCATTTGCAGCATTTGCATTAGGTAAATTAAGATTTAGAGGAAAAAGGGCATCACTCTATATTATATTAGCAATGACAATGTTTCCACAGGTAACGATATTGTCTGGTTTATATGCAGTTATTAATAAACTTGGTATTGGTGCTAAGCTAAGTATGATTTTATCTTATATGATTTTTACATTACCGTTTACTACTTGGGTACTAACTTCATTCTTTAAGGATTTACCAGTAGAGATAATGGAATCTGCTCAAGTAGATGGTGCAACTCCATTTCAAACATTTAGAAAAATATTATTACCTTTAACAGCACCAGCATTAGTTACAACTGGATTACTTTCGTTTATTGCAGCATGGAATGAATACTTATTTGCTCTTACATTTACTTCAATAGACCCTGCTTCTAGAACTGTACCAGTTGCTATATCATTATTTACAGGTAGTGTATCAAGACAGGAGCCATTTGGAGAAATAATGGCTGCAGCAGTTCTAGTAACTGTACCAATCGTTGTATTGGTATTAATATTCCAAAAACGAATAATAGCAGGTTTAACTGCAGGTGCAGTAAAAGGTTAA
- a CDS encoding carbohydrate ABC transporter permease — MSKKKKSLTLAQKEQRLAYKLLLPTLLILVIIAIYPLGQVFYTSLTDKTFASGDEGHNFVGFDNYKKLLSITIKELPPVLDEDGNQKIDPETNEPIYERPIRILPRKPVRYRELSQFGFFDKRYVIGATDPDFISAIGNTIVFTVVSVALETILGLIIALVVNSNFRGRGVMRTVMLVPWAVITVVSARMWEWMLQPNRIGFFNTLLERFGIGDGQLAFLTTKELQLPSIIAVDVWKTTPFMALLLLAGLQLIPDTLYEAADIDGASKVRQFFTITLPLLKPTIAVALVFRTLDALRVFDVFQVLLSNRRYSMASYNYFQLIGNRNMGLASAIGVIIFILIAIFAVSYIRLLGVDADE, encoded by the coding sequence ATGAGTAAAAAGAAAAAATCATTAACGTTAGCTCAAAAGGAACAAAGACTAGCGTACAAATTATTATTACCTACACTTTTAATATTAGTTATTATAGCGATTTATCCTTTAGGACAAGTCTTTTATACTAGTTTAACCGATAAGACTTTTGCAAGTGGTGATGAAGGACATAATTTTGTTGGATTTGACAACTATAAAAAGCTATTGAGTATAACAATAAAAGAATTACCACCAGTGCTTGATGAGGATGGCAATCAGAAGATTGACCCTGAAACTAATGAACCAATATACGAGAGACCTATAAGAATTTTACCTCGTAAGCCAGTAAGATATAGGGAATTAAGTCAATTTGGTTTCTTTGATAAAAGATATGTAATTGGGGCAACTGACCCAGATTTTATTTCTGCTATAGGTAATACAATCGTTTTCACGGTTGTATCGGTGGCACTGGAAACAATTCTCGGACTTATCATTGCTTTAGTAGTTAATAGTAACTTCCGAGGCAGAGGTGTAATGAGAACTGTAATGTTAGTACCATGGGCCGTAATTACAGTTGTTTCAGCAAGAATGTGGGAATGGATGTTACAGCCAAACAGGATAGGATTTTTTAACACATTACTTGAAAGATTTGGTATAGGAGATGGTCAGTTAGCATTCTTAACTACAAAAGAATTACAACTACCATCAATTATAGCTGTTGACGTGTGGAAAACGACACCATTTATGGCATTGCTATTATTAGCAGGATTGCAACTTATTCCTGATACGTTATATGAAGCAGCAGATATTGATGGAGCTAGTAAAGTAAGACAATTCTTTACTATTACATTGCCATTATTAAAACCAACTATAGCAGTAGCATTAGTTTTCCGTACATTAGATGCTTTAAGGGTATTTGACGTATTCCAAGTACTATTATCTAATAGAAGGTATTCAATGGCTAGTTATAACTATTTCCAACTGATAGGTAATAGAAACATGGGATTGGCTTCGGCTATAGGAGTTATTATATTCATATTAATAGCTATATTTGCAGTTTCTTACATTAGGTTGTTAGGAGTTGATGCCGATGAATAA